The Blastopirellula marina genome contains the following window.
CGAAGATGGCCCAGATAATCAGCGGCTGATTTCGTTCCTGCTCAAGAAGGCAGGAGCCTGTGTCGAAATTGCCGAAAACGGTCAGCTCGGCTACCAAGCGGCAACCAACGCCTCACTTCGAGGCGAACCATTCGATGTCATCCTCATGGATATGCAGATGCCGATCATGGATGGATACACAGCGGCAACTAAACTACGTCAGGATAAATACGAGGGTCCGATCATCGCACTCACCGCTCATGCGATGGCCGAGGATCGCAACCGCTGCGTGGAGGCTGGCTGCACGGACTACACAACTAAGCCGGTCGATCGAGAGAAACTAATCGACCTGATCCGGTTTCATTCCCACGCCACCTCGGTCACGTAACGCCTAAGCAGTGCCTGACTTCTTTCGTCCCAATAAATAGGCGACCGGCAGCCCGGCTGCGATGGTCAGCAAACTTAAGATCGTGGTGGGAAGTCGAGGCGACTCTCCCATCAGGCCATCAATGTCTTGCCGCAGGCCAGTGATTAAAATCCAAGCCATCAAGGCCAGATACAGCAAAGGGGGCAGTGGATAAAGGGGTAAGCGAAATGGGTGCGGCAGATCTTCTCGTCGACGAAGTGGAAACACGCTGGCCACAACCAACCCAGAAATTACCGCCAAGCCAATTGCCGTGTAGTTCAAAATGTCGAGAAACGGTCCAGACCAAGCCATACCGATTGCCACTACCCCTTGCACAATGATCGCGGCGATCGGTGTCCCGCGTTCGTCATGCAGTCTGGCCGCGAACTGAGGAAACGCTCCGTCGTGGGCCATCGCAAACGCAATCCGCGGTCCGGACAGCATGTAAGCGCTCACTGAGGCGAGCATCCCGATACCCAAGAGTATCGCAACCACGCCAGCCACGCCTCGCCCGAACAGATGCACGGCAGCCAATTGAGCTACCGGTGTGACCTCGCCGTAACTCAGCTCGGTCATCGTCTGAGGATTCAATGCATAGACATACGTTAGATTTACAAGCAGATAGAGCACGACCACCGTCGCGCAGCCTGCGATCAAGCTCTTAGGTAGTAGCCTTTCCGGATAACGCACCTCGCCAGCAACGTATGCAGCAGCATTCCAGCCCGTGTAAGCATAACTGACGTAGATTAGACCAACCCCCAGCGTGAAGAACTCACTCGAGTCTGGCATGTGACTTTGAGCAAAGTGCGACCAATCGCCGCTGCCAAAGCTTAATCCAAGGACGACCAAGCCAACCAACAGCGAGAGCTTAAGCAACGTCGACATGACTTGCATGCTGGTGCTTTCGCGATGCCCCAAGCAGTGCACGATCATCAGCACAAGAATGAAAACGGTTGCCACGGCCGGTTCTAGGTAAGCCGCGATCGCTCCGAGATTGGCCTGTTCGAACAGTGGCGTGACTGGAATCAATAGGTAATTTGCAGCCAGTCGTCCGACCACCGCAGTCGGTGCCGCAAAGCCCAGGACAAACGTGGCCCAACCAACGACTATTCCCGCTTCCCGACCAAATGCCTCGCGCACGAAAAGATAATCGCTGCCTGCTCTCGGCAGCATCGTCGCCAGTTCGGCAATCGTGACGGTGCCGCAAAACGCCAAAATTCCGCCCAGCGTCCAAATTACCATCAAGCCAGCCGGATTGGCGGTATCTTTCAGCGTGAAGCCTGAGGAAGTCAGGATTCCGGCCCCAACCATGCTGGCGACAACCAAGAAATAGGCCGACCAGAAACCGAATTTCCGCGGCTGATTGGCCGCTGATTCAACGCCCACTTCCGCCGTTCGATGCGTATCAGAGGATTCTTGGGGCGAATCGAAAGAATTGTGCGTCATCGGCTGAACTATCGACTCCAAGGATAGATGGGACGCACATGAAAGAACCCGACCTTACCACTTTATCGTGACACCGTCGTTTACTTTCAGGCCCAGAAACTTCGCGGCACTATCGCCAATCAATGACAGTTCTAAATAACCGCTGTGGCCCAAGATAGCCACATAGGTCATTTCAGGTTGATCATGATCGGCTGGATAAATCCCCAACGTCGTATGCCCGCCACACTCAATCGAGGTCCGATCATCTCGCGGGACATCAACGAGCTTAGCGTGGTCCAGATCGGTAATAGCGTCGCCCGAATCGGATATCGAAACAACTTTTCCGGAGATGCGACTCGGCACGTTGACGTATTCCTGATGTGGGGAGGAGGAGGAATCTTGCGAGCGATTCTAGCCATCTTCGCGCATTTCGCCAAGCATCTTGTAGGGTTTAAGGGCGGAAAACCACCCAATCACGTGGATTCATGCGTGATCTTCACAGGCATTTCCGCTTGAATCCCGTACTTTTGGGCGGCATCCCCCTGAACAACAGACAGCTCCAGTTGTCCTGACGAACCGAATAACGCGACCAACTCTCCTGGCTCACGTTCACCGTAAGTCGATGAAATGCCGAAGACAACTTGGCCGGCGCCTTCGATTCGTATCGCTTGCGGATTCCAATCTTCCGGAATATCACGAGCGAAGATATTCGTCACCGAGTTACCGAACGAATCGGCGTAGACGAATCGCCCGTGAATTTCATTCTCCTCGACTCGAGCCAACACCGCCGCCGATCTCTCGGTCGCGACAAGCGGACGACTAACTTGTTCGCCGAGACTGTCCAGCGGCACTCCGCGTACTAAATGCGCGGCGGCGGGAACCATAATGTCACGACCATGAAAAGTGCTCGACCACTTATCGCCGTAGTACACCTGATTGTTGAT
Protein-coding sequences here:
- a CDS encoding SAM hydroxide adenosyltransferase — translated: MPSRISGKVVSISDSGDAITDLDHAKLVDVPRDDRTSIECGGHTTLGIYPADHDQPEMTYVAILGHSGYLELSLIGDSAAKFLGLKVNDGVTIKW
- a CDS encoding S-adenosyl-l-methionine hydroxide adenosyltransferase family protein produces the protein MFTPNGIIALTTDFQADSFYIAEMKASAFKVAPQARLVDVTHSISPQSIAQASWVLLRGVEAFPLGTVHVVVVDPGVGTARRIVAAMIHGQVIIGPDNGLFDVIASRFRVEAVFEINNQVYYGDKWSSTFHGRDIMVPAAAHLVRGVPLDSLGEQVSRPLVATERSAAVLARVEENEIHGRFVYADSFGNSVTNIFARDIPEDWNPQAIRIEGAGQVVFGISSTYGEREPGELVALFGSSGQLELSVVQGDAAQKYGIQAEMPVKITHEST
- a CDS encoding APC family permease, which encodes MTHNSFDSPQESSDTHRTAEVGVESAANQPRKFGFWSAYFLVVASMVGAGILTSSGFTLKDTANPAGLMVIWTLGGILAFCGTVTIAELATMLPRAGSDYLFVREAFGREAGIVVGWATFVLGFAAPTAVVGRLAANYLLIPVTPLFEQANLGAIAAYLEPAVATVFILVLMIVHCLGHRESTSMQVMSTLLKLSLLVGLVVLGLSFGSGDWSHFAQSHMPDSSEFFTLGVGLIYVSYAYTGWNAAAYVAGEVRYPERLLPKSLIAGCATVVVLYLLVNLTYVYALNPQTMTELSYGEVTPVAQLAAVHLFGRGVAGVVAILLGIGMLASVSAYMLSGPRIAFAMAHDGAFPQFAARLHDERGTPIAAIIVQGVVAIGMAWSGPFLDILNYTAIGLAVISGLVVASVFPLRRREDLPHPFRLPLYPLPPLLYLALMAWILITGLRQDIDGLMGESPRLPTTILSLLTIAAGLPVAYLLGRKKSGTA